The Falco peregrinus isolate bFalPer1 chromosome 1, bFalPer1.pri, whole genome shotgun sequence genome has a window encoding:
- the NT5C2 gene encoding cytosolic purine 5'-nucleotidase isoform X2, which translates to MSFRSMFQDVRDAVDWVHYKGSLKEKTLENLEKYVVKDGKLPLLLSRMNEVGKVFLVTNSDYKYTDKIMTYLFDFPHGPKPGSAHRPWQSYFDLILVDARKPLFFGEGTVLRQVDTVTGKLKIGTYTGPLQHGIVYSGGSSDTVCDLLGAKGKDILYIGDHIFGDILKSKKRQGWRTFLVIPELAQELHVWTDKSALFEELQSLDIFLAELYKHLDSSSNERPDISSIQRRIKKVTHDMDMCYGMMGSLFRSGSRQTLFASQVMRYADLYAASFINLLYYPFSYLFRAAHVLMPHESTVEHTHVDINEKESPMATRNRTSVDFKDSDYKRHQLTRSISEIKPPNLFPQAPQEITHCHDEDDDEEEEEEEEEEEEEEE; encoded by the exons ATGTCCTTCAGGAGTATGTTCCAGGATGTCAGAGATGCTGTTGACTGGGTTCATTACAAG GGATCGCTCAAGGAAAAGACCCTTGAGAATCTGGAAAAGTACGTGGTGAAAGAT GGGAAGCTACCACTGCTGCTCAGCCGCATGAATGAAGTTGGGAAGGTGTTTCTTGTCACAAACAGCGACTACAAATACACAGAT aaaattatGACTTACTTGTTTGACTTCCCACACGGACCAAAG CCTGGGAGTGCTCATCGGCCGTGGCAGTCCTACTTTGACCTGATCCTGGTGGATGCACGAAAACCCCTCTTCTTTGGGGAAGGCACTGTGTTGCGGCAGGTGGACACG GTGACCGGGAAGCTGAAGATTGGTACATACACTGGCCCGCTGCAGCACGGCATCGTGTACTCGGGAG GTTCTTCAGACACAGTCTGTGACCTCCTGGGGGCCAAAGGGAAGGACATCTTGTACATCGGAGACCATATCTTTGGCGACATCCTCAAATCCAAGAAGCGCCAGGGCTGGAGGACCTTCCTGGTGATCCCTGAGCTGGCGCAGGAGCTGCACGTCTGGACAGACAAAAGCG CCCTTTTTGAAGAGCTGCAGAGTCTGGACATATTCTTGGCCGAGCTATACAA GCATCTGGACAGTAGCAGCAATGAACGCCCTGACATCAGCTCCATCCAGAGACGCATTAAG AAAGTGACCCACGACATGGACATGTGCTATGGGATGATGGGGAGCCTCTTCCGCAGCGGCTCTCGGCAGACCCTGTTTGCCAGCCAGGTCATGCGCTACGCTGATCTCTATGCAGCCTCCTTCATCAACCTCCTCTACTACCCCTTCAGCTACCTCTTCAGAGCCGCCCATGTCCTG ATGCCACACGAGTCCACGGTGGAGCACACGCACGTTGACATCAATGAGAAGGAGTCACCGATGGCCACGCGCAATCGCACCTCAGTGGATTTTAAAGATTCTGACTACAAGCGGCATCAACTGACCCGTTCCATCAGCGAGATCAAACCGCCCAACCTCTTCCCCCAGGCACCTCAGGAAATCACACACTGCCatgatgaagatgatgatgaggaagaagaagaggaggaagaggaggaggaagaggaagaggaataa